In a single window of the Arthrobacter sp. StoSoilA2 genome:
- the ruvB gene encoding Holliday junction branch migration DNA helicase RuvB: MAEQSLVAGGEEPEERVIEAALRPKNLHDFVGQHRVRKQLSLVLEASRMRGRSADHVLLSGPPGLGKTTLAMIIAAEMNAPLRISSGPAIQHAGDLAAILSSLSEGEVLFLDEIHRMSRPAEEMLYMAMEDFRVDIVVGKGAGATAIPLELPPFTLVGATTRAGLLPGPLRDRFGFTGHLEFYSVAELELVLRRSAGLLDLKVNSAGFTEIAGRSRGTPRIANRLLRRVRDWALVHGIEQIDARSASAALDMYEVDERGLDRLDRAVLEALITKFNGGPVGLSTLAIAVGEEPETVETVAEPYLVREGLLGRTPRGRIAMASAWTHLGYAVPAGVFGQETLALFDEDENHAESVDTIG; the protein is encoded by the coding sequence GTGGCTGAGCAATCGCTCGTTGCCGGGGGAGAGGAGCCGGAGGAGCGCGTCATTGAAGCCGCCCTCCGGCCCAAAAACTTGCATGATTTTGTTGGCCAGCACCGTGTTCGCAAGCAGCTTTCGCTGGTGCTTGAAGCTTCGCGGATGCGGGGCCGCAGCGCTGACCACGTACTGCTCTCCGGTCCTCCAGGTCTGGGCAAGACCACCCTTGCCATGATCATTGCCGCGGAGATGAACGCCCCACTGCGTATCAGCAGCGGACCAGCCATCCAGCATGCCGGAGATCTTGCAGCAATTCTTTCCTCGCTGTCCGAAGGGGAGGTGCTGTTCCTTGACGAAATCCACCGCATGTCCCGCCCGGCTGAAGAGATGCTCTACATGGCCATGGAAGACTTCCGTGTGGACATCGTGGTCGGCAAGGGGGCCGGCGCCACCGCCATTCCGCTTGAACTTCCACCCTTCACGCTCGTTGGTGCAACCACGCGCGCCGGGCTTCTGCCGGGCCCTTTGCGGGACCGGTTCGGATTTACCGGCCACCTGGAGTTCTACTCTGTGGCAGAACTCGAACTCGTGCTGCGCCGCTCGGCGGGATTGCTTGACCTGAAGGTTAACTCCGCCGGATTCACGGAGATTGCCGGACGCTCCCGCGGCACGCCACGTATTGCAAACCGCTTGCTTCGCCGTGTCCGCGACTGGGCCCTTGTGCACGGAATCGAACAGATCGACGCGCGTTCGGCGTCGGCGGCCCTGGATATGTACGAGGTGGATGAACGGGGACTGGATCGCCTTGACCGCGCCGTCCTTGAGGCGTTGATTACCAAATTCAATGGAGGACCGGTGGGTCTTTCAACGCTGGCGATCGCCGTGGGTGAGGAGCCGGAGACTGTCGAAACCGTTGCCGAACCGTACTTGGTGCGCGAAGGACTGCTCGGGCGCACACCCCGTGGCCGTATCGCCATGGCATCCGCATGGACACACCTTGGTTATGCCGTACCGGCGGGCGTGTTCGGGCAGGAGACACTTGCCTTGTTTGACGAGGATGAAAACCATGCCGAAAGCGTAGATACCATCGGTTAA
- a CDS encoding Mur ligase family protein, translating into MFSFSVPLGKLVRTLSRLRGGGSAFPGLVVEKIDPGFMQRTLSSLPHGVAVVSGTNGKTTTTKMVVELLESQGLKVFTNRTGSNFTRGVAASLLGEVDWRGRLDADVAILELDEAHAVHFVNKVPPRFSLLLNVLRDQLDRFGEIDKTARLLEHIALKTTDTVVLNREDPRVARIANVLNVPGAVHSPSVRYFGLDESLRSTFPNDDDMRTATTGPSSPNTPAPGTAGEVADGPAADVVLRRVGAQDADFEFDGETVTTSMKLRGVYNIFNAAAALSLARAILGTGAVDTPKLVKALGDVAPAFGRGESLTVDGQPLELVLVKNPSGFRLGLKSFPAGGYATMIAINDNYADGRDMSWLWDVDFESLREDGVEVLTGVRAYDMALRLQYDEVRFGTVETDITSALHAFIDGSRGKPKRIFCTYTAMLAIRRELAKITIVEVVS; encoded by the coding sequence ATGTTTTCCTTCAGCGTTCCCCTCGGCAAGCTGGTCCGCACACTGTCCCGGCTCCGGGGCGGCGGCTCTGCTTTCCCCGGCCTGGTGGTCGAAAAAATCGATCCCGGTTTCATGCAGAGAACGCTGTCCAGCCTTCCCCATGGCGTGGCTGTTGTCAGCGGCACGAACGGAAAAACGACGACCACCAAAATGGTGGTCGAACTGCTGGAAAGCCAGGGCCTGAAGGTCTTCACCAACCGCACAGGCAGTAACTTCACCCGGGGCGTGGCCGCCTCCCTTCTCGGCGAAGTTGACTGGCGTGGCCGCCTTGACGCCGACGTCGCCATCCTCGAACTCGACGAAGCACATGCCGTGCACTTCGTGAACAAGGTGCCGCCGCGTTTCAGCCTCTTGCTGAACGTCCTTCGGGACCAACTTGACCGGTTCGGCGAGATCGACAAGACGGCCCGTTTGCTCGAACACATTGCACTGAAGACCACAGACACCGTGGTGCTGAACCGTGAAGACCCCCGGGTGGCCCGCATTGCCAACGTCCTTAACGTTCCGGGGGCTGTCCACAGTCCCAGCGTCCGCTACTTCGGGCTGGATGAATCACTTCGCAGCACGTTCCCCAACGACGACGACATGCGCACCGCCACCACCGGACCGTCGTCCCCGAATACGCCGGCGCCCGGCACCGCGGGTGAGGTGGCTGACGGCCCCGCTGCCGACGTCGTACTCCGCCGTGTGGGTGCCCAGGACGCTGACTTTGAATTCGACGGCGAAACAGTCACCACGAGCATGAAGCTGCGGGGTGTCTACAACATCTTCAACGCGGCGGCCGCGCTCTCCCTGGCCAGGGCGATCCTGGGTACGGGAGCCGTCGACACTCCCAAACTGGTCAAAGCACTTGGTGACGTGGCTCCTGCTTTCGGGCGCGGCGAAAGCCTCACCGTGGACGGCCAGCCGTTGGAGCTTGTGCTGGTCAAGAATCCCAGTGGCTTCCGGCTCGGCCTGAAGTCCTTCCCTGCCGGTGGATACGCCACCATGATCGCCATCAACGACAACTATGCAGATGGCAGGGATATGTCCTGGCTCTGGGACGTTGACTTCGAATCACTCAGGGAAGATGGCGTCGAGGTCCTTACCGGCGTCCGCGCCTACGACATGGCCCTGCGATTGCAATACGACGAGGTCCGCTTCGGTACAGTCGAGACCGACATAACCTCGGCGCTCCATGCATTTATCGACGGCTCGCGAGGCAAGCCCAAGCGGATTTTCTGCACGTACACCGCCATGCTCGCGATCCGTCGCGAACTGGCCAAAATCACCATAGTTGAGGTGGTCTCATGA
- a CDS encoding bifunctional (p)ppGpp synthetase/guanosine-3',5'-bis(diphosphate) 3'-pyrophosphohydrolase, producing MEERATSAPPTGGEDSHHGVTVPATSVAGRTAGTVPVDTPGVRPTFPGRRERTRSRLARLTGRGMAPYSPILEPLLRTVRANNPKEDFDLIQRAFAVAERSHQGQKRKSGDPYITHPVAVATILAELGMTGTTLAAALLHDTVEDTPYTLNDLTRDFGPEVAMLVDGVTKLDKVSFGEAAQSETVRKMVVAMAKDIRVLMIKLADRLHNARTWRFVSAESSSRKARETLEIFAPLAHRLGMNTIKWELEDLSFAALYPKVYEEIVRMVGDRTPEREKSLSVIRNQIADDLRTARIKATITGRPKHYYSIYQKMIVRDKDFDDINDLMGVRVLVDSVRDCYAALGTLHSRWNPLPGRFKDYIAMPKFNMYQSLHTTVIGPGGKPVEIQIRTHEMHRRAEYGVAAHWKYKDQPNRTAVGPGSPRDGDMGWLRSLVDWQQETSDPGEFLDSLRYEINAREVFVFTPKGEVMALPAGSTPVDFAYAVHTEVGHRTIGARVNGKLVPLNSELNHGDWVEIFTSKAEGAGPSQDWQHFVKSARARNKIRQWFTKERREEAIDRGKDMLTRAMRKQNLPLQRLMTHDALSAVAEDFHYVDISGLYAGVGDGHTSAQSVMEKLVEHLGGHETPDEDLDEVSIPTQVAKSKFSDSGVIVRGVGDVWVKLARCCTPVPPDPILGFVTRGSGVSVHRTDCTNVSGLRDQPDRIVEVEWAPTQSSVFLVEIQVEALDRKSLLSDVTRVLSENHVNILAASVHTSSDRVAISKFAFEMGDPKYLHHVLSAVRRIDGVFDVYRTTGNRRRS from the coding sequence GTGGAAGAACGTGCGACGTCGGCACCACCGACGGGCGGGGAGGACAGTCACCACGGTGTGACGGTTCCGGCAACAAGCGTGGCTGGACGGACTGCTGGTACGGTTCCAGTCGATACTCCCGGCGTGCGTCCAACCTTTCCGGGTCGCCGGGAGCGCACGCGATCCAGGCTTGCGCGGTTGACCGGCCGGGGGATGGCGCCGTACTCGCCGATTCTGGAACCGCTCCTGCGAACGGTGCGGGCCAACAACCCCAAAGAAGACTTCGACCTCATTCAGCGCGCATTCGCGGTAGCAGAGCGCAGCCACCAGGGGCAGAAGCGCAAGAGTGGTGATCCGTACATCACCCACCCGGTGGCAGTAGCCACCATCCTTGCTGAGCTCGGGATGACAGGGACCACCCTGGCCGCTGCGTTGCTCCACGACACCGTGGAGGACACCCCCTACACACTGAATGACCTCACCCGCGACTTCGGCCCGGAAGTTGCCATGCTTGTGGACGGCGTGACCAAACTGGACAAGGTCAGCTTCGGCGAAGCGGCCCAGTCGGAGACGGTCCGCAAGATGGTCGTGGCCATGGCCAAGGACATCCGTGTCCTGATGATCAAACTTGCCGATCGCCTCCACAATGCCCGTACGTGGCGGTTCGTTTCGGCAGAATCCTCGTCCCGTAAAGCCCGCGAAACGCTGGAGATCTTCGCTCCCCTTGCACACCGCCTGGGTATGAACACCATCAAGTGGGAGCTGGAGGATCTGTCCTTCGCGGCGCTCTACCCCAAGGTGTACGAAGAAATCGTCCGCATGGTGGGGGACCGCACACCCGAACGTGAGAAGAGCCTGAGCGTCATCCGCAACCAGATTGCCGATGATCTTCGGACTGCGCGGATCAAGGCGACCATTACCGGCCGGCCCAAGCACTACTACTCGATCTACCAGAAGATGATCGTCCGCGACAAGGACTTTGACGACATCAACGACCTCATGGGCGTTCGCGTCCTGGTTGATTCGGTGCGGGATTGTTACGCGGCACTTGGTACCCTGCACTCGCGATGGAACCCTCTCCCAGGGCGGTTCAAGGACTACATCGCCATGCCGAAGTTCAACATGTACCAGTCCCTTCACACCACGGTCATCGGCCCGGGTGGAAAGCCCGTGGAAATCCAGATCCGCACCCATGAGATGCACCGCCGGGCGGAGTACGGCGTCGCAGCCCACTGGAAATACAAGGACCAACCCAACCGTACTGCGGTGGGCCCGGGCAGCCCACGCGACGGCGATATGGGCTGGCTGCGGTCCTTGGTGGACTGGCAGCAGGAAACTTCGGACCCGGGCGAATTTCTTGATTCACTCAGGTACGAGATCAACGCACGGGAAGTCTTCGTCTTCACGCCCAAGGGCGAAGTCATGGCCTTGCCTGCTGGATCGACCCCTGTTGACTTTGCGTACGCGGTTCATACGGAAGTGGGGCACCGGACCATCGGAGCCCGCGTTAACGGCAAGCTTGTGCCGCTCAACAGTGAACTGAACCATGGCGACTGGGTGGAGATCTTCACCTCCAAGGCCGAGGGGGCGGGTCCGAGCCAGGACTGGCAACACTTCGTCAAGTCGGCACGGGCCCGGAACAAGATCCGCCAGTGGTTCACCAAGGAACGCCGTGAGGAAGCGATTGACCGCGGCAAGGATATGCTGACGCGGGCAATGCGAAAGCAGAACCTCCCACTGCAGCGACTCATGACGCATGATGCGCTGTCTGCCGTCGCCGAGGACTTCCACTACGTAGACATCTCCGGTCTGTACGCAGGAGTGGGTGACGGGCACACGTCTGCCCAGTCCGTCATGGAGAAGCTCGTAGAGCACCTTGGTGGACACGAGACCCCGGATGAGGACCTTGATGAGGTCAGCATTCCTACGCAGGTAGCCAAGTCCAAGTTTTCCGATTCCGGTGTCATTGTTCGCGGCGTGGGAGACGTGTGGGTCAAACTGGCCCGATGCTGCACCCCTGTGCCCCCTGACCCCATTCTTGGATTTGTCACCCGCGGTTCCGGCGTGTCGGTCCATAGGACTGATTGCACCAACGTCTCCGGGTTGCGTGATCAGCCGGACAGGATCGTCGAGGTCGAGTGGGCACCAACACAGTCCAGCGTCTTCCTGGTGGAGATTCAGGTGGAAGCCTTGGACAGGAAGTCACTCCTGTCCGATGTCACGCGTGTCCTGTCTGAAAACCATGTGAACATCCTTGCGGCTTCGGTGCACACCTCAAGCGACCGGGTGGCGATCTCCAAATTTGCTTTCGAAATGGGTGACCCAAAGTATTTGCACCATGTTCTCAGCGCGGTGCGGCGTATTGACGGGGTCTTCGATGTGTACCGCACCACGGGTAACAGGCGCAGGAGCTAG
- a CDS encoding YebC/PmpR family DNA-binding transcriptional regulator, with translation MSGHSKWATTKHKKAIIDSRRAKSFAKLIKNIEVAARMGGPDLAGNPGLELAVTKAKKTSVPNDNIDRAIKRGAGLTGEVVDYTEIMYEARGPQGSALLIECLTDNKNRAASEVRLAISRNGGTIADPGSVSYLFTRKGVVVLPKNGLSEDDILMAVLDAGAEEVKDSGENWEVHSEPSDLQAIRDALKEAGIEYESDEAEFVPSMQVDLDIDGARKFMKLVDALEDLDDVQNVYSNADFSEEVQAALDAD, from the coding sequence ATGTCAGGCCACTCCAAATGGGCGACTACCAAGCACAAGAAAGCCATCATTGATAGCAGGCGTGCAAAGTCGTTCGCAAAGCTGATCAAGAACATCGAAGTTGCTGCGCGCATGGGCGGCCCGGACCTCGCCGGCAACCCAGGCCTGGAACTTGCGGTTACCAAGGCGAAGAAGACCTCGGTTCCGAACGACAACATCGACCGCGCCATCAAACGTGGTGCCGGCCTCACAGGCGAAGTGGTCGACTACACGGAAATCATGTACGAAGCCCGCGGCCCCCAGGGCTCGGCTCTGTTGATCGAGTGCTTGACCGACAACAAGAACCGTGCGGCTTCGGAGGTTCGACTCGCGATTTCCCGCAACGGTGGCACCATTGCAGATCCCGGCTCGGTCAGCTACTTGTTCACCCGCAAGGGCGTCGTCGTGCTGCCAAAGAATGGCCTGAGCGAGGACGACATCCTGATGGCCGTCCTGGACGCCGGCGCAGAGGAAGTCAAGGACAGCGGCGAGAACTGGGAAGTCCATTCCGAGCCCTCTGATCTGCAGGCCATCCGTGACGCCTTGAAGGAAGCCGGCATCGAGTACGAATCCGATGAAGCCGAATTCGTGCCCTCCATGCAGGTGGACCTCGATATTGATGGCGCCCGGAAATTCATGAAACTCGTGGATGCCCTCGAAGACCTGGATGACGTCCAGAACGTCTACAGCAACGCGGACTTCAGTGAGGAAGTGCAGGCTGCCCTCGACGCCGATTAG
- the yajC gene encoding preprotein translocase subunit YajC — MTILLFVMLGLFVFMMFRRNKKTQQQQAAMQSKFAPGVDVMTSFGLFGRIVSIDEAENKVVIELSPGNEATVHRQAVTKVIEKAEEEAPVVPDDASSLTVADETPAATETPDETIARLNKEDKKDN, encoded by the coding sequence ATGACCATATTGCTGTTCGTCATGCTTGGACTCTTTGTCTTCATGATGTTCCGCCGCAACAAGAAGACCCAGCAGCAGCAGGCTGCGATGCAGTCCAAGTTCGCTCCGGGCGTCGATGTCATGACCAGCTTCGGTCTTTTCGGACGCATCGTGTCCATCGACGAAGCTGAGAACAAGGTTGTTATCGAGCTGTCTCCCGGAAACGAAGCTACGGTTCACCGCCAGGCCGTCACCAAGGTGATCGAAAAGGCTGAAGAGGAAGCCCCCGTCGTTCCGGACGACGCTTCTTCGTTGACCGTTGCTGATGAGACCCCGGCTGCGACTGAGACGCCGGACGAAACCATCGCGCGCCTCAACAAAGAGGACAAGAAGGACAACTAG
- the secD gene encoding protein translocase subunit SecD, translating to MARTGPKNSARRVLTWLGAIFVVLTAVLAGGVISGHASWAPKLALDLEGGTQMILAPRVEGSSEITEEQLNQAVAIIRQRVDGSGVAEAEISTQSGRNVVVSLPGTPSKETRDLIQASADMNFRPVIAAADPAAIPVESRTPDDKLPKPTAEPTNASDTNWVTPEVYKEFEALDCVNPSAEKRDRSDPAKPLVTCEPATDKTPAIKYILGPVEVKGQDISSSSFSQVQGAQGSVTNSWGVNITFNAEATAKFKEVTERLNQFYTASLAQGGNDPKAQFAIVLDDKVISAPRSLAVITDGKPQITGNFTQASAKALSDQLRYGALPISFEIQSQEQISATLGGDQLRLGLLAGLIGLLLVVVYSLFQYRALGFVTIASLVVAGGLTYLAIAILGWTENYRLSLAGVAGLIVAIGQTADSFIVYFERIRDELREGRGLVSAVENGWKRAKRTVLASKAVNLLAALVLYFVAVGNVRGFAFTLGLTAVADLIVVFLFTHPMLQVLARTKFFGEGHRFSGLSPDRLGAVPLYRGAGRLRTPSEKPAVVRARNTGAAAEAERRMTIAERRLAEKGQLTGPSNGTKEEK from the coding sequence ATGGCACGGACCGGCCCCAAAAACTCAGCCCGCAGGGTGCTGACTTGGCTTGGAGCAATATTCGTTGTACTCACCGCTGTCCTGGCTGGCGGAGTCATTTCCGGCCATGCAAGCTGGGCTCCCAAGCTTGCCTTGGACCTTGAGGGCGGCACCCAGATGATCCTGGCACCGCGGGTAGAGGGTTCCAGCGAGATCACCGAGGAACAACTCAACCAGGCAGTTGCCATCATCCGGCAGCGTGTAGACGGCTCCGGTGTTGCCGAAGCCGAGATCAGCACCCAGTCGGGGCGGAACGTGGTGGTGAGCCTCCCGGGAACTCCATCCAAGGAAACCCGAGACCTTATCCAGGCGTCGGCGGACATGAACTTCCGTCCGGTGATCGCTGCGGCTGATCCTGCTGCCATCCCTGTCGAATCCCGTACGCCGGATGACAAGCTGCCCAAGCCCACTGCAGAGCCCACCAACGCGAGCGACACCAACTGGGTGACTCCGGAGGTCTACAAGGAATTCGAGGCGCTTGACTGCGTCAACCCTTCCGCCGAGAAGCGGGACCGTTCTGATCCGGCGAAGCCGCTGGTGACTTGTGAACCGGCAACGGACAAGACGCCCGCCATCAAGTACATCCTTGGTCCGGTGGAGGTCAAAGGCCAGGACATCAGCTCCTCGTCCTTCTCGCAGGTCCAGGGCGCACAGGGCTCGGTGACAAATTCCTGGGGTGTGAACATCACATTCAACGCCGAGGCAACTGCCAAGTTCAAGGAAGTTACGGAGCGGCTAAACCAGTTCTACACTGCGTCCCTTGCCCAGGGCGGCAACGACCCCAAGGCACAATTCGCCATTGTCCTTGATGACAAGGTCATCTCAGCACCGAGGTCCCTTGCTGTCATCACTGACGGAAAACCGCAGATCACGGGTAACTTCACCCAGGCCTCTGCAAAGGCGCTGTCCGACCAACTCCGCTACGGCGCTTTGCCGATCTCCTTCGAGATCCAGTCCCAGGAACAGATCTCTGCCACGCTCGGTGGGGATCAGCTCCGGCTCGGCCTGCTGGCCGGCCTCATCGGCCTGTTGCTGGTGGTTGTGTACTCGCTGTTCCAGTACCGCGCCCTTGGCTTTGTCACGATCGCTTCCCTGGTTGTCGCCGGTGGCTTGACCTACCTCGCCATCGCCATTTTGGGTTGGACTGAAAACTACCGCCTTTCCCTGGCAGGTGTTGCCGGCCTGATCGTGGCCATCGGACAGACGGCGGACTCATTCATCGTTTACTTCGAACGAATCCGCGATGAACTTCGTGAAGGCCGTGGGCTCGTGTCCGCCGTCGAGAATGGCTGGAAGCGCGCCAAGCGGACTGTGCTGGCTTCCAAGGCAGTGAACCTGCTGGCAGCGTTGGTCCTTTATTTCGTGGCCGTCGGCAATGTCCGTGGCTTCGCGTTCACCCTTGGCCTCACGGCCGTCGCTGACCTCATCGTGGTGTTCCTGTTCACGCATCCGATGCTGCAGGTCCTTGCCCGCACGAAGTTCTTTGGCGAAGGCCACAGGTTCTCCGGACTCTCACCTGACCGTCTGGGGGCTGTTCCGTTGTATCGGGGAGCCGGACGCCTCCGCACACCTTCCGAGAAGCCGGCCGTTGTCCGTGCACGCAATACAGGTGCCGCGGCTGAAGCAGAACGCCGCATGACCATCGCCGAACGGCGCCTCGCCGAGAAGGGCCAACTGACCGGTCCTTCCAACGGCACCAAGGAGGAGAAGTAA
- the secF gene encoding protein translocase subunit SecF — MTTSFATFGNELYTGKRSYNFVDSKKIWFIIAAVAVALSILIPVLKGGFNLGIEFRGGSEFTVSNVKTTDAGLGEKAVHDVVSGAVPRVANVAGNTMRIQTDQLTDDETNRIKEGLTTAYGVTDNEVTSNFVGPTWGQDVTRQALIGLVVFVGLAAVLMALYFRTWKMSLSALVGMLVTMFTTAGVYALSDFEVTPSAIIGFLTVLSYSLYDTVVVFDKIRENTADISTSTRRTFGEEVNLAVNQTLVRSINTMMVAVLPVAAILFIGAGLLGAGTLRDLSLALFVGILIGTAATIFIAAPLYAWLRQGEPDLVKQAKKVAHRRAEATV; from the coding sequence ATGACCACGAGCTTCGCAACCTTCGGCAACGAGCTTTACACGGGCAAGCGCTCCTACAACTTTGTTGATTCCAAGAAAATCTGGTTCATCATTGCTGCGGTCGCTGTGGCCCTTTCCATCCTGATCCCGGTTTTGAAGGGTGGCTTTAACCTCGGCATCGAGTTCCGCGGCGGCTCGGAGTTCACGGTCTCCAACGTGAAGACCACCGATGCAGGCCTGGGCGAAAAGGCTGTCCATGACGTCGTATCCGGTGCCGTTCCCCGTGTCGCGAACGTGGCGGGCAACACCATGCGGATCCAGACGGATCAGCTGACCGATGACGAGACCAACCGCATCAAAGAGGGCCTGACCACCGCTTACGGTGTAACGGACAACGAAGTCACATCAAACTTCGTTGGCCCCACGTGGGGCCAGGATGTCACACGTCAGGCACTCATCGGGCTGGTCGTGTTCGTTGGCCTCGCAGCTGTCCTCATGGCTCTGTATTTCCGGACCTGGAAGATGTCACTCTCTGCCTTGGTGGGCATGCTGGTCACGATGTTCACCACAGCGGGCGTCTACGCCCTGAGTGATTTTGAGGTGACGCCATCGGCCATCATCGGATTCCTGACAGTCCTGAGCTATTCGCTGTATGACACCGTGGTGGTCTTCGACAAGATCCGCGAGAACACAGCAGACATTTCCACTTCCACGCGCCGGACCTTCGGTGAAGAGGTCAACCTCGCGGTCAACCAAACCCTGGTCCGCTCCATCAACACCATGATGGTTGCCGTCCTTCCGGTTGCGGCGATCCTCTTCATCGGGGCCGGACTGTTGGGCGCAGGAACGCTGCGGGACCTTTCCCTGGCGCTGTTCGTCGGAATCCTCATAGGAACGGCAGCGACCATCTTCATCGCGGCACCGCTCTACGCCTGGCTGCGCCAAGGCGAGCCGGACCTCGTGAAGCAGGCCAAGAAGGTGGCCCACCGCAGGGCCGAGGCCACTGTTTAG
- the ruvC gene encoding crossover junction endodeoxyribonuclease RuvC — translation MTLRVLGVDPGLTRCGIGVVDIERNRRATMVAVGVVGTSAELTLDKRLLVIAQAIDEWLDLHEPDVVAVERVFSQMNVSTVMGVAQASGVVIAAAARRGIPVALHTPSEVKAAVTGSGTANKDAVTKLVTKILRLDAPPKPADAADALALALTHAWRAGSGMGAPQGSGKDSLTPAQRAWAEAEAKARRAR, via the coding sequence TTGACTCTTCGCGTATTGGGAGTCGATCCGGGCCTCACCCGTTGCGGCATCGGCGTAGTGGATATCGAGCGGAACCGCCGGGCCACCATGGTGGCTGTTGGTGTGGTGGGGACGTCGGCTGAGTTGACGCTGGACAAGCGGCTTTTGGTCATCGCGCAGGCCATCGACGAGTGGCTGGACCTGCATGAGCCGGACGTAGTCGCCGTCGAGCGCGTTTTTTCGCAGATGAACGTCAGCACTGTGATGGGCGTGGCCCAGGCCTCGGGCGTTGTCATCGCCGCGGCCGCGCGCCGCGGGATTCCCGTCGCCTTGCACACGCCCTCCGAAGTCAAAGCGGCCGTGACCGGAAGTGGAACTGCGAACAAGGACGCGGTCACTAAATTGGTCACTAAAATCCTCCGGCTCGATGCCCCGCCCAAGCCCGCTGACGCCGCGGACGCGCTTGCCCTTGCCCTGACGCATGCCTGGCGGGCAGGTAGCGGAATGGGTGCGCCCCAGGGTTCCGGCAAGGATTCGCTCACCCCCGCGCAACGTGCGTGGGCTGAAGCAGAAGCGAAAGCGCGCCGCGCACGCTGA
- the ruvA gene encoding Holliday junction branch migration protein RuvA: protein MISFLRGTVAHVGLSTAVIDLNGAGMSVFATPQTLSHLKVGAEAKLFTSMIVREDSLTLFGFADDDEREVFDVLLSVSGVGPRLALAVLAVHEPEAIRVAAHTGDGKAFTKVPGIGPKVAGRIVLELAGKLVPHGTGTGTAPAVINTVEWKPQVVAAMTSLGWSEKDAAGSIDKAMADSPELADDGNVAQILRATLRWLGQDGARAGNRVGTRG from the coding sequence TTGATCAGTTTTCTCCGTGGAACAGTTGCCCACGTTGGCTTGTCGACCGCCGTGATCGACCTCAACGGTGCGGGAATGAGCGTCTTCGCAACGCCGCAGACCTTGAGCCACCTAAAAGTAGGCGCCGAGGCGAAGCTCTTCACTTCCATGATCGTCCGTGAGGATTCGCTCACGTTGTTCGGCTTCGCCGATGATGATGAGCGCGAGGTCTTCGATGTCCTGCTGAGTGTGAGTGGCGTCGGGCCACGGCTGGCTCTGGCCGTACTTGCGGTGCACGAGCCGGAAGCGATCCGCGTAGCTGCGCACACCGGCGATGGCAAAGCGTTCACCAAAGTCCCGGGCATTGGGCCCAAAGTCGCAGGCCGGATAGTCCTTGAACTGGCCGGAAAGCTGGTCCCGCACGGCACAGGCACGGGCACAGCACCCGCAGTGATCAATACCGTGGAATGGAAGCCCCAGGTAGTGGCTGCCATGACCAGTCTGGGGTGGTCCGAGAAGGACGCCGCGGGAAGCATCGACAAAGCAATGGCCGATTCCCCCGAGCTTGCCGATGACGGTAACGTGGCGCAAATCCTGCGGGCCACATTGCGCTGGCTGGGGCAGGACGGCGCGCGCGCCGGAAACCGTGTAGGTACCCGTGGCTGA
- the pdxT gene encoding pyridoxal 5'-phosphate synthase glutaminase subunit PdxT, translated as MTNPLSDASSRVGAGLRIGVLALQGDFREHIHAVEAAGATGVGIRRPAELDDVDGLIIPGGESTTIDKLSRIFELADPLRKRIAEGLPVYGSCAGMILLADEIADPATDLDGNPQQTFGGLDITVRRNAFGRQRESFETDLDFKGLEFSAGESGVDPVHAVFIRGPWVERVGPGVEVLAQVDPEHASHTATLHGLARIVAVRSGQLLATSFHPEVTGEKRVHELFIRMIRGEA; from the coding sequence ATGACCAACCCCCTTTCCGACGCTTCATCACGCGTGGGTGCAGGACTCCGGATCGGCGTACTGGCCCTCCAAGGCGACTTCCGTGAGCACATCCACGCAGTGGAAGCCGCGGGCGCCACGGGTGTGGGCATCCGTCGCCCCGCAGAACTGGATGACGTTGACGGCCTCATCATCCCGGGTGGGGAATCCACCACGATCGACAAACTTTCCAGGATCTTTGAACTCGCGGACCCGCTACGGAAGCGCATCGCCGAAGGCCTTCCCGTGTACGGCTCTTGTGCAGGCATGATTCTGCTTGCCGACGAGATTGCCGATCCCGCTACTGATCTGGACGGAAACCCCCAGCAGACCTTCGGTGGACTGGACATCACAGTGCGCCGCAATGCCTTTGGGCGGCAGCGCGAGTCCTTTGAAACCGACCTCGATTTTAAAGGACTCGAGTTCAGCGCAGGCGAGTCCGGCGTGGATCCGGTGCACGCGGTCTTCATCCGTGGACCCTGGGTGGAACGGGTTGGCCCGGGAGTCGAAGTCCTGGCACAGGTTGATCCGGAGCATGCCAGCCACACCGCCACTTTGCACGGATTGGCTAGAATTGTTGCAGTGCGCTCCGGCCAGCTGTTGGCCACCTCTTTCCACCCGGAAGTCACAGGTGAGAAGCGCGTGCATGAACTCTTTATTCGAATGATCAGAGGAGAAGCGTAA